The genomic DNA TGACGATCTAAAGCAAGTTGCACCAATGCTGGGCTTCTCCGGATACCAACCACTCATTCGAGCTTACGTCGGTCAGGGATTGCGTGTGGATCTTGAACGCTTAGATCAGGAGATCCTACCCGCTTTGGTTAATAACCTAAAAAAACGCGGTATCAGTGAAGCAATAATCACCGAAGCTTTGGCAGAGGCAAGTCAGGAACCAAAACCGCAATAATTATTACTGTACAAATCATCCCATTTTTGAGCAAGCCTCGTAGAATTCTCTGTGAGGCTTTTATTTTATCTCATCCAAACGCGCTCGGAACCCGGGCAAAAGAGCCGTTACCAGTGCAGTTGTAACCATGGCAACACTGGTGTGCAAGCCAAGGGCAATAGGCGCGCCATAGACTTCGGTGAGTTTGCCAATTTGCAGGCTACCAAGTGGTCCCGCGCCAATGGCGAGGACGAGTGTACCCATTGCGCGGTCTCTCATGTCATCGCGGGCAGCGATAAGCATAATCGAGCTTTGCATCACACTGAAAAATGCATGCCCAATGCCGGCAAGTATGAGGAGAAAGATCGCGAGTGGAAAGGCAATCGACGTGCCGAACAGGGTGAGCGCACCAACCCAGGACGTGCTAAAGGCAAAGACAAACAGCGCGAGGGACTGGAAAAGCGATCCAGCGGAAAATATCCAACCGCGACTGAGGCGCGAGCGCAACACACTGACCGCGTAAAGGCCAAAAAACGCCCCAATACCATTGCACGCGCCCAGCACACCGTATTCAAGTGGCCCCTTGTGAAGAATATCGTGTGTAAAAATGGGCAGGATGGTCTGGTAGGGAAACGCCAGAAAATTCATGATCACAGTAATGAGCAGCGTCCCCATAATCGGCTGGCTGGTGCGTATGTATTGCAAGCCTTCGCGCATCAGCGTCCACGGAGAAGTTTTGAGAATCGCGGGATGACGCGGCACTTTGACGCCCAGCATGATCAGGAATGAGATAAGGGAGATAAAAAAAAT from Gemmatimonadota bacterium includes the following:
- a CDS encoding MFS transporter — its product is MRIRRTGKFVISFRGSLAPLGNRGFRYLILSNMLWWQAMWMEMIVVGWLVFEITHSAFDVALIGFYRSIPLLLIGFIAGPLINSVGRVRIVIFSQWLSVLVLAAIILLLWTNQLAVWHLAIGAVLFGTSWSLNWTARRALVPDLVSKQRTVEAMMLESFTQNIARMIGPFLSGYIYALFGVLDCYITIFFISLISFLIMLGVKVPRHPAILKTSPWTLMREGLQYIRTSQPIMGTLLITVIMNFLAFPYQTILPIFTHDILHKGPLEYGVLGACNGIGAFFGLYAVSVLRSRLSRGWIFSAGSLFQSLALFVFAFSTSWVGALTLFGTSIAFPLAIFLLILAGIGHAFFSVMQSSIMLIAARDDMRDRAMGTLVLAIGAGPLGSLQIGKLTEVYGAPIALGLHTSVAMVTTALVTALLPGFRARLDEIK